The following are from one region of the Natronosporangium hydrolyticum genome:
- a CDS encoding DUF4192 domain-containing protein, with amino-acid sequence MTAMPPLPPAESVNVKLRSPTDLVAITPYLLGFHPDKSVVLAAFRGNRAIFAARSDLPGPETPPADLLADHLLQVTVAQGPDLLAILGYGAAGEVDGLLRSVWAAAEQRELPIGEVLRVDAGRWWSYLCQEPDCCPPEGTRFDPAATEAAATCAFAGLAVAPDRAALAATVAPPAGAARVAIERATDRAERSIMRCLATIPEPEWAATIEDRGDRAIRAAIDRYADSARLDDDELAELSVLLVSLPVRDVAWRAITTPQPHLRLWTDATQRVVPELAAAPASLLGFAAWRAGDGALARLALARALTADPEYSMAQMLLDAVQRGVPPAVLDDWPVDQSTRSPRV; translated from the coding sequence ATGACAGCTATGCCGCCCCTGCCGCCCGCTGAATCCGTCAACGTCAAGCTCCGCTCCCCGACCGATCTGGTGGCGATCACGCCATACCTGCTCGGCTTCCACCCCGACAAGAGCGTCGTCCTCGCCGCCTTCCGCGGCAACCGGGCGATCTTCGCCGCCCGCAGTGACCTGCCCGGCCCGGAGACCCCGCCGGCCGACCTGCTCGCCGACCACCTGCTCCAGGTCACCGTCGCGCAGGGTCCCGACCTGCTCGCCATCCTCGGCTACGGCGCGGCCGGCGAGGTCGACGGGCTACTTCGGAGCGTGTGGGCCGCCGCCGAGCAGCGCGAGCTGCCGATCGGGGAGGTGCTGCGGGTGGACGCCGGCCGGTGGTGGTCATACCTCTGCCAGGAACCCGACTGCTGCCCACCCGAGGGCACCAGGTTCGACCCGGCGGCGACCGAGGCGGCGGCGACCTGCGCATTCGCCGGTCTCGCGGTCGCCCCGGACCGGGCCGCGCTGGCGGCCACCGTGGCGCCCCCGGCCGGGGCGGCCCGCGTCGCCATCGAGCGGGCGACCGACCGGGCCGAGCGGTCCATCATGCGGTGCCTGGCGACGATTCCGGAACCCGAGTGGGCCGCCACCATTGAGGACCGCGGCGACCGGGCGATCCGCGCCGCCATCGACCGTTACGCCGACTCGGCGCGGCTCGACGACGACGAACTCGCAGAGCTCAGTGTCCTGTTGGTGTCGCTGCCAGTGCGGGACGTCGCCTGGCGGGCGATCACCACCCCGCAGCCGCACCTTCGGTTGTGGACCGACGCCACCCAGCGAGTGGTCCCGGAGTTGGCCGCCGCCCCCGCCAGCCTGTTGGGGTTCGCCGCCTGGCGGGCCGGCGACGGTGCGCTCGCCCGGTTGGCACTGGCGCGGGCGCTCACCGCCGACCCGGAGTACTCAATGGCGCAGATGCTGCTCGACGCGGTCCAGCGGGGCGTGCCGCCAGCGGTGCTCGACGACTGGCCGGTGGATCAGTCGACCCGGTCGCCGCGGGTATAG
- a CDS encoding GNAT family N-acetyltransferase: MSVSIRAYRPADHNRCRGLWAELTELQRDLYDEPGRNDADPGAGFEDYLTRLDLSGMWVAEHSEAGVIGLIGLILSGRAGEVYPVVVTEPYRNQGVGTALLAHVAEEARRRSLKRLLVMPESRNLAAIKTLHRVGYDTMAAVRLTMELSGKPSNSDEIVIHDLPFRS; encoded by the coding sequence ATGAGCGTGTCGATACGTGCCTACCGGCCAGCCGACCACAACCGGTGCCGAGGGCTGTGGGCCGAGCTGACCGAGCTGCAGCGAGATCTCTACGACGAGCCGGGGCGCAACGATGCCGACCCGGGCGCCGGCTTCGAGGACTATCTGACCCGGCTGGACCTCTCCGGGATGTGGGTGGCCGAACACTCGGAGGCCGGCGTGATCGGCCTGATCGGGCTGATCCTCAGCGGCCGGGCCGGCGAGGTCTATCCGGTGGTGGTCACCGAGCCATACCGCAATCAGGGGGTGGGCACCGCGTTGCTGGCGCACGTCGCCGAGGAGGCGCGGCGCCGGTCGTTGAAGCGGCTGCTGGTGATGCCGGAGAGCCGGAATCTAGCGGCGATCAAGACGCTTCACCGGGTGGGGTACGACACCATGGCGGCGGTCCGGTTGACGATGGAGCTTTCCGGCAAGCCTTCCAATAGCGACGAAATCGTCATCCACGACCTGCCGTTCCGCTCCTGA
- a CDS encoding fructosamine kinase family protein yields MDLAYLRAHPDHLPTLLKHQRIRETPVPGGDICLAARLTLDDGSSLFTKSWAGPGPRPPGFFETEAAGLRWLAAAGAVPVPEVVAALPELLALAWVEPGPPSELAAERFGRELAELHRAGADTFGAAWPGFIGRLPMPNEPTPPPWSSWFAQRRLVPYLRRSVDNGALGSAEVAAVEQVIDQLGEYGGEEPPARIHGDLWPGNLLWTPERVWLVDPAAHGGHRETDLATLALFGGAPYLPRIRAAYQEVWPLAAGWQARVPLHQLHLLLVHTALFGAGWRSAVAAAVDAVLRG; encoded by the coding sequence GTGGACCTCGCTTATCTTCGCGCACATCCGGACCACCTGCCGACGTTGCTGAAACATCAGCGGATCCGGGAGACGCCGGTGCCCGGCGGCGACATCTGCCTCGCCGCCCGACTGACTCTCGACGACGGCAGCTCGCTGTTCACCAAGTCCTGGGCCGGCCCGGGGCCACGACCGCCGGGCTTCTTCGAGACCGAGGCCGCCGGTCTGCGCTGGCTCGCGGCCGCCGGGGCGGTGCCGGTGCCGGAGGTGGTGGCGGCGTTGCCCGAACTGCTGGCGTTGGCCTGGGTGGAGCCGGGGCCGCCGAGCGAGCTGGCGGCCGAGCGGTTCGGTCGCGAGCTGGCCGAGCTACACCGGGCTGGCGCGGACACGTTCGGCGCGGCGTGGCCGGGGTTCATCGGCCGGCTGCCGATGCCGAACGAACCCACGCCGCCGCCCTGGTCGAGCTGGTTCGCGCAGCGGCGGCTCGTGCCGTACCTGCGGCGCAGCGTGGACAACGGGGCGCTCGGCAGCGCCGAGGTCGCGGCGGTGGAGCAGGTGATCGACCAGCTCGGGGAGTACGGCGGCGAGGAGCCGCCCGCCCGGATCCACGGTGATCTGTGGCCCGGCAACCTGCTGTGGACGCCGGAGCGGGTGTGGCTGGTGGACCCGGCCGCCCACGGCGGCCACCGGGAGACCGACCTGGCGACGTTGGCGCTCTTCGGCGGGGCGCCGTACCTGCCGCGGATCCGCGCCGCGTACCAGGAGGTGTGGCCGTTGGCCGCTGGTTGGCAGGCCCGGGTGCCGCTGCATCAGCTGCATCTGTTGCTGGTCCACACGGCGCTCTTCGGCGCCGGCTGGCGGAGCGCGGTCGCGGCGGCGGTCGACGCGGTGCTGCGGGGCTGA
- a CDS encoding MoaD/ThiS family protein, which translates to MLTIRYFAGARAAAGVAEERLPVTQITLPELTAALTDRHGRRLGEVLSVASFLVDGAVWRAPERQLPETAVVEVLPPFAGG; encoded by the coding sequence GTGCTGACCATCCGATACTTCGCTGGCGCCCGGGCCGCCGCCGGCGTCGCCGAAGAACGGCTCCCGGTCACCCAGATCACGCTGCCCGAGCTGACCGCGGCGCTGACCGACCGGCACGGCCGGCGCCTCGGCGAGGTGCTGTCGGTCGCCAGCTTCCTGGTAGACGGGGCGGTGTGGCGGGCGCCGGAGCGGCAACTGCCGGAGACCGCCGTGGTCGAGGTGCTGCCGCCGTTCGCCGGCGGCTGA
- the moaA gene encoding GTP 3',8-cyclase MoaA: MVVTPVPSAGDSPVAPSELTGLPDQYGRVATDLRVSLTDRCNLRCSYCMPPEGLPWLAGPELLTDDEVVRLLTVAVTRLGVAEIRFTGGEPLLRPGLPGIVAAVAALTPRPQLSLTTNGIGLARLATPLRDAGLDRVNVSLDTLDPVRFARLTHRRRLTDVLDGLRGAAAAGLVPVKINAVLLRGENEQDGPDLLRFALRHGYQLRFIEQMPLDPQHGWDRATMITAAEVLASLTAEFTLRPDPAHRGSAPAETWLVDGYTDADGQPATVGIIGSVTRPFCGDCDRTRLTADGQVRNCLFARQEHDLRDALRAGATDAELAERWRAAMWGKLPGHGIDDQSFLQPARPMSAIGG; the protein is encoded by the coding sequence ATGGTGGTGACACCCGTACCCTCGGCCGGCGATTCGCCGGTAGCCCCGTCGGAGTTGACCGGCCTACCCGACCAGTACGGCCGGGTCGCCACCGACCTGCGGGTGTCGCTGACCGACCGGTGCAACCTGCGCTGCTCCTACTGCATGCCGCCGGAGGGTCTGCCCTGGTTGGCCGGCCCGGAGCTGCTCACCGACGACGAGGTGGTTCGACTGCTCACGGTCGCCGTGACCCGGCTCGGGGTGGCCGAGATCCGGTTTACCGGCGGCGAGCCGCTGCTCCGGCCCGGGCTGCCCGGCATCGTCGCGGCGGTGGCCGCGCTTACGCCGCGGCCGCAGCTGTCGCTCACCACCAACGGCATCGGGCTGGCACGCCTGGCAACACCGCTACGCGACGCCGGCCTCGACCGAGTCAACGTGTCGTTGGACACACTCGACCCGGTGCGCTTCGCTCGGTTGACCCATCGCCGCCGGCTCACCGACGTCCTCGACGGGCTGCGGGGCGCGGCGGCGGCCGGGCTCGTGCCAGTCAAGATCAACGCGGTGCTGCTCCGCGGTGAGAACGAGCAGGACGGCCCCGACCTGCTGCGGTTCGCGCTAAGACACGGCTACCAACTGCGTTTCATCGAACAGATGCCGCTGGACCCGCAGCACGGCTGGGACCGCGCCACCATGATCACCGCGGCCGAGGTGCTGGCCTCGCTCACCGCGGAGTTCACGCTGCGCCCGGACCCGGCCCACCGGGGCTCGGCTCCGGCCGAGACCTGGCTGGTCGACGGGTACACCGACGCCGACGGCCAGCCGGCCACGGTCGGCATCATCGGGTCGGTGACCCGACCGTTCTGCGGCGACTGCGACCGGACCCGGCTCACCGCCGATGGTCAGGTACGCAACTGCCTCTTCGCCCGGCAGGAGCACGACCTGCGGGACGCGCTGCGGGCCGGCGCCACCGACGCCGAGCTGGCGGAGCGCTGGCGGGCTGCGATGTGGGGCAAACTCCCGGGCCACGGCATCGACGACCAGAGCTTCCTGCAACCCGCCCGGCCGATGTCGGCGATCGGCGGATGA
- a CDS encoding metallophosphoesterase: protein MGFLIIPIGIGLVVLIHLYLWQRLVRDTAVTRRWRRLGGFALLLAAVAMIGSLLSEPLAPWADWWLVGPGYLWVGLTFYLLIVLLVLELPVLLALWASRWSARRAARQPAPAPAPTEAPAPAPAPTPAPTKEAPAEVPAGPAPGLGRRQFLRRGAAVTAAAAAAGLGGYGMVRAYAPPTIKRVQIPLARLDPRAAGLRIAVVSDLHVGPLYGQRFVRRVVEMVNELDADLVTVVGDMVSSEAGAVAESAAPLRELRSRYGSYFVTGNHEYYTGHEEWIEAADELNLRVLRNERLEIVHRGGAIDLAGVNDREGEQFDDPPDYRAALADRDESRPVVLLAHQPVQVHRAAEYGVDLQLSGHTHGGQLVPFNLLVRLDQPVVSDLSEVDGTLVYVTNGAGFWGPPMRVGADPDITLVELHPR from the coding sequence GTGGGATTCCTGATCATCCCTATCGGGATCGGGCTCGTCGTACTTATCCATTTATATCTATGGCAACGGTTGGTGCGGGACACCGCGGTGACCCGCCGGTGGCGGCGGCTCGGCGGGTTCGCACTGCTGCTCGCGGCAGTGGCGATGATCGGGTCGTTGCTGTCGGAGCCGCTGGCGCCGTGGGCCGACTGGTGGCTGGTGGGCCCGGGCTACCTGTGGGTGGGGCTGACGTTCTACCTGCTGATCGTGCTCCTGGTGCTGGAGCTGCCGGTGCTACTCGCGCTGTGGGCGAGCCGCTGGTCGGCGCGGCGAGCCGCTCGGCAGCCCGCGCCGGCACCGGCGCCGACGGAGGCACCGGCACCGGCACCGGCACCGACGCCGGCGCCGACGAAGGAGGCTCCGGCTGAGGTCCCCGCTGGCCCGGCGCCGGGGCTGGGCCGGCGCCAGTTCCTGCGGCGGGGAGCCGCGGTCACGGCGGCGGCCGCGGCGGCCGGGTTGGGCGGCTACGGGATGGTCCGGGCCTATGCGCCGCCCACGATCAAGCGGGTCCAGATCCCGCTGGCGCGGCTCGATCCTCGGGCTGCGGGGCTGCGGATTGCCGTCGTCTCCGACCTGCATGTGGGCCCGCTGTACGGGCAGCGGTTCGTACGCCGGGTGGTGGAGATGGTGAACGAACTCGACGCCGACCTGGTGACCGTGGTGGGTGACATGGTGTCGAGCGAGGCGGGCGCGGTCGCGGAGTCGGCGGCGCCGCTGCGGGAGCTGCGCAGCCGGTACGGCTCGTACTTCGTCACTGGCAACCACGAGTATTACACCGGGCACGAAGAGTGGATCGAGGCGGCCGACGAGCTGAATCTGCGCGTGTTGCGCAATGAGCGGCTGGAGATCGTCCACCGTGGTGGGGCGATCGATCTGGCCGGAGTGAACGATCGGGAGGGTGAGCAGTTCGACGACCCGCCCGACTATCGGGCGGCGTTGGCCGACCGCGACGAGTCGCGACCGGTGGTGCTGCTGGCGCACCAGCCGGTGCAGGTGCACCGGGCCGCCGAGTACGGGGTGGATCTGCAGCTCTCGGGGCATACGCACGGCGGTCAGCTGGTGCCGTTCAATCTGCTGGTACGCCTCGACCAGCCGGTCGTGTCCGATCTGTCCGAGGTCGACGGCACGCTCGTCTACGTCACCAATGGGGCCGGGTTCTGGGGGCCGCCGATGCGGGTGGGCGCCGACCCGGACATCACGCTGGTGGAGCTGCACCCCCGCTGA
- a CDS encoding UvrD-helicase domain-containing protein — MAASAPQHPSSADPAVASFVADLHIHSKYSRACSRDLELPNLAYWARRKGVAVVGTGDITHPAWREHVRESLRPAEPGLFRLPAELERQVDQRLPARVAASAPTRFLLSVEISTIYKRDGRTRKVHHLVYLPDLPAADRFAEQLGRIGNLASDGRPILGLDSRDLLELTLTASPEAFLVPAHIWTPWFSALGSKSGFDAIADCYADLADHIFAVETGLSSDPAMNHRVSSLDSYHLISCSDAHSPPALAREATEFACELDYYAIREAMRTGDGLAGTIEFFPEEGKYHADGHRACGVNWSPAQTRAAGGVCPECAKPLTVGVLSRVEALADRPADAPPPAHAKPVTYLVALAEILGELNRVGPKSKKVAGKLNELVAALGPELTILTQVPVPELRRVGGELFGEAIDRLRRGEVRRSPGFDGEYGVIRLFDEREVAPGVGRGGPPPEALFELAAPPKPTPAVRFAPQVSRAIDAPSGVASEPVLAGMEEVGTGLLDRLDAMQRVAASAPGGPLLVVAGPGTGKTRTLTHRIAYLCAELGVSPDQCLAITFTRRAAGELGERLAGLLGEVAEGVTVATFHALGLTILREQPAAAGLSGGFRVADEPEQAALRAEAGEDDEAYRKLLRAQNLVEVDELVGTALAVLRGEPALAESYRRRWPWLFVDEYQDVDADQYALLRELSPADGNLYAIGDPDQSIYSFRGAEVEFFLRFAEDFTDARVVRLSRNYRSAPPIIAAAVQAIAPTTLVRERRLEPARLLPDAPLLGRYQAGSAADEAQFVARTVDALVGGVSHRSLDAGGRGGLSARSATGEVSFADIAVLYRTDAQAGPVLDALQRAGIPVQKRSHNRLASRTGVAEVARELRLAGPAAAGDVATRVKRAGQTLAERYDAPTLDPADTVTVTPREVWAAVEVLTPLAQECGDDLPQFLTALAAGSEVDALDPRAEAVTLLTVHAAKGLEFPVVFLIGVEDGVLPLTFGGAPLPESAVAEERRLFFVGLTRAQDRLFVSYRQRPSRFLGVIDTALFESLGPASPPRPRHQQPRLL; from the coding sequence GTGGCGGCGTCCGCTCCGCAGCACCCCTCGTCGGCCGATCCGGCGGTCGCCTCGTTCGTGGCCGACCTGCACATCCACTCTAAGTATTCACGCGCCTGCAGCCGGGACCTGGAGCTGCCCAACCTCGCGTACTGGGCCCGCCGTAAGGGCGTGGCGGTGGTGGGCACCGGCGACATCACGCATCCGGCGTGGCGGGAGCATGTCCGGGAGTCGCTGCGGCCGGCTGAACCGGGCCTGTTCCGACTGCCCGCGGAGCTGGAGCGGCAGGTCGACCAGCGGTTGCCGGCGCGGGTGGCGGCGAGCGCGCCGACCCGGTTCCTGCTCTCAGTGGAGATCTCCACCATCTACAAGCGAGACGGGCGGACCCGCAAGGTCCATCACCTGGTCTACCTGCCGGACCTGCCGGCGGCCGACCGGTTCGCCGAGCAGTTGGGGCGGATCGGCAACCTCGCCTCGGACGGGCGGCCGATCCTCGGCCTGGACTCGCGGGACCTGCTGGAGCTGACGCTGACCGCCAGCCCGGAGGCCTTCCTGGTGCCGGCGCACATCTGGACCCCCTGGTTCTCCGCGCTCGGCTCGAAGTCCGGTTTCGACGCGATCGCTGACTGTTACGCCGACCTCGCCGACCATATCTTCGCGGTGGAGACCGGCCTGAGTTCCGACCCGGCGATGAACCACCGGGTCTCCAGTCTGGACAGCTATCACCTTATCTCCTGTTCGGACGCGCATTCGCCGCCAGCGCTGGCCCGGGAGGCGACCGAGTTCGCCTGTGAGCTCGACTACTACGCGATCCGGGAGGCCATGCGCACCGGCGACGGGCTCGCCGGGACGATCGAGTTCTTCCCCGAGGAGGGGAAGTATCACGCGGACGGCCACCGGGCCTGCGGCGTGAACTGGTCCCCGGCGCAGACCCGGGCGGCCGGCGGGGTCTGCCCCGAGTGCGCCAAGCCGCTGACCGTCGGGGTCCTCAGCCGGGTGGAGGCGTTGGCTGACCGGCCGGCGGACGCGCCGCCACCGGCGCACGCCAAACCGGTCACCTACCTGGTCGCGTTGGCCGAGATCCTGGGCGAACTGAACCGGGTGGGCCCGAAGAGCAAGAAGGTCGCCGGCAAGCTCAACGAACTGGTCGCCGCGCTCGGCCCGGAGCTGACCATCCTCACCCAGGTGCCGGTGCCAGAGCTGCGACGGGTCGGCGGCGAGCTGTTCGGCGAGGCGATCGACCGGCTCCGGCGCGGCGAGGTACGCCGCAGCCCCGGCTTCGACGGTGAGTACGGCGTGATCCGGCTCTTCGACGAGCGGGAAGTCGCGCCCGGGGTCGGGCGGGGCGGCCCGCCGCCGGAGGCGCTCTTCGAGCTGGCGGCGCCGCCGAAACCGACCCCGGCGGTCCGGTTCGCGCCGCAGGTCAGCCGAGCCATCGACGCGCCGTCCGGGGTGGCGAGCGAACCGGTCCTGGCCGGGATGGAGGAGGTGGGCACCGGGCTGCTGGACCGGCTGGACGCGATGCAGCGGGTGGCGGCCTCGGCGCCGGGCGGCCCGCTGCTGGTGGTCGCCGGCCCGGGTACCGGCAAGACTCGCACGCTCACCCACCGGATCGCCTACCTCTGCGCCGAGCTGGGTGTCTCCCCGGACCAGTGTCTGGCGATCACCTTTACCCGGCGGGCCGCCGGCGAGCTAGGCGAGCGGTTGGCGGGGTTGCTGGGGGAGGTGGCCGAGGGGGTCACCGTCGCCACCTTCCACGCGCTCGGCCTGACCATCTTGCGCGAGCAGCCGGCGGCGGCCGGGCTCAGCGGCGGGTTCCGGGTCGCCGACGAGCCCGAACAGGCGGCGCTGCGGGCGGAGGCCGGCGAGGACGACGAGGCGTACCGGAAGCTGCTGCGGGCGCAGAACCTGGTCGAGGTCGACGAGCTGGTCGGCACCGCGTTGGCCGTGCTGCGGGGGGAGCCGGCGCTGGCCGAGTCCTACCGGCGCCGCTGGCCGTGGCTGTTCGTCGACGAGTACCAGGACGTCGACGCCGACCAGTACGCGCTGCTGCGGGAGCTGTCCCCGGCGGACGGCAACCTCTACGCGATCGGCGACCCGGACCAGTCGATCTATTCGTTCCGCGGCGCCGAGGTCGAGTTCTTCCTCCGGTTCGCGGAGGACTTCACCGACGCCCGGGTGGTGCGGCTGTCCCGAAACTACCGGTCGGCGCCGCCGATCATCGCCGCGGCGGTCCAGGCGATCGCCCCGACCACGCTGGTGCGGGAGCGGCGGCTGGAGCCGGCCCGGCTGTTGCCGGATGCCCCGTTGCTCGGGCGCTATCAGGCAGGTTCTGCCGCCGACGAGGCGCAGTTCGTCGCCCGTACCGTGGATGCGCTGGTGGGTGGGGTGTCGCACCGGTCGCTGGACGCCGGCGGCCGAGGTGGGCTGTCGGCGCGGTCGGCCACCGGTGAGGTCTCCTTCGCCGACATCGCCGTGTTGTACCGCACCGACGCCCAGGCCGGGCCGGTGCTCGACGCGCTGCAGCGGGCCGGCATCCCGGTCCAGAAGCGGTCCCACAACCGGCTCGCCAGCCGTACCGGGGTGGCGGAGGTGGCGCGGGAGCTGCGGCTGGCGGGTCCGGCCGCTGCGGGTGACGTGGCGACCCGGGTGAAGCGGGCCGGGCAGACGCTCGCGGAGCGGTACGACGCGCCGACGCTCGACCCGGCCGACACGGTCACCGTGACTCCGCGGGAGGTGTGGGCGGCGGTGGAGGTGTTGACGCCGCTCGCCCAGGAGTGCGGCGATGACCTGCCGCAGTTCCTGACCGCGCTCGCCGCGGGCAGTGAGGTGGATGCGCTCGACCCCCGGGCGGAGGCCGTGACGTTGCTCACGGTTCACGCCGCGAAGGGGCTGGAGTTTCCGGTGGTCTTCCTGATCGGGGTGGAGGACGGGGTGCTACCGCTGACCTTCGGAGGTGCGCCGCTGCCCGAGTCGGCGGTGGCGGAGGAGCGCCGGCTGTTCTTCGTGGGCCTCACCCGGGCGCAGGATCGGCTCTTCGTCAGTTACCGGCAGCGTCCGAGCCGATTCCTCGGCGTGATCGACACCGCGCTGTTCGAGTCGTTGGGGCCTGCCTCGCCGCCGCGGCCCCGGCATCAGCAGCCGCGCCTGCTGTAA
- a CDS encoding LppU/SCO3897 family protein — MSRHGPPREPGPPGPGDYGPPTDPWDAGGHPPERYDRGGYPPRGQEPVGHGPPGPPYADRPEYGGPEYGPPGYPDPGYPDPGYPDPGGFDQAGYPRGESYPDDRYADGRYDEPPYDERPYGDAPYGDAPHRDSPYRDEPDDDAAVTVVPGAGPGGPARRPVALYAVVTVLVLLAAVGVGYALYLLTGQDDEGGSGAVDQDVVPDPSATPDPDSPDFDNTGMNAAMARVDDCLVNDGSGLEPQMRIVACDAEEEAGQLFQVLEIVDEEVTDTGDAANEQAQEICADTEGYTHHYYEVAESSSFVLCMAEHDAAGDGDEAGGDDEDEAADDES; from the coding sequence ATGTCGCGCCACGGACCGCCCCGGGAGCCGGGGCCCCCCGGTCCCGGTGACTACGGCCCGCCGACCGACCCGTGGGACGCCGGTGGTCACCCGCCGGAGCGTTACGACCGGGGTGGCTACCCGCCGCGGGGGCAGGAGCCGGTGGGCCATGGGCCGCCCGGGCCGCCCTACGCTGACCGGCCGGAGTACGGCGGTCCGGAGTACGGTCCGCCCGGCTATCCCGATCCGGGCTACCCCGATCCGGGCTACCCCGATCCGGGCGGTTTCGACCAGGCTGGTTACCCCCGGGGCGAGAGCTACCCAGATGACCGGTACGCCGACGGCCGGTATGACGAGCCGCCGTACGACGAGCGGCCGTACGGGGACGCGCCGTACGGGGACGCTCCGCATCGGGACTCGCCGTATCGGGATGAGCCGGATGACGACGCGGCGGTGACGGTGGTGCCCGGGGCCGGGCCCGGTGGCCCGGCTCGCCGGCCGGTCGCCCTCTACGCGGTGGTCACCGTGCTGGTGCTGCTGGCGGCGGTGGGGGTCGGGTATGCGCTTTATCTGCTTACCGGGCAAGACGACGAGGGTGGCTCGGGCGCGGTGGACCAGGATGTGGTCCCGGACCCGAGCGCGACCCCCGACCCCGACTCCCCGGATTTCGACAACACCGGCATGAACGCGGCGATGGCCCGGGTGGACGACTGCCTGGTCAACGACGGTAGTGGGCTGGAGCCGCAGATGCGGATCGTGGCCTGCGACGCCGAGGAGGAGGCGGGTCAGCTCTTCCAGGTGCTGGAGATCGTCGACGAAGAGGTGACGGATACCGGCGACGCCGCCAACGAGCAGGCGCAGGAGATCTGCGCGGATACCGAGGGCTACACCCACCACTACTACGAGGTGGCGGAGAGCAGCAGCTTCGTCCTGTGCATGGCCGAGCACGACGCGGCGGGCGACGGCGACGAGGCTGGCGGCGACGACGAGGACGAGGCCGCGGACGACGAGTCGTAG
- a CDS encoding ATP-binding protein, translated as MDPVRNPYAPGAGQRPPELAGRDRELAAFEVVLERVARGRPERSLVLTGLRGVGKTVLLNTLRSQAISRLWGTGKIEAKPDQSLRRPLSAALHMSVRELASRHRAPHRVDDFLGVLKAFALRANDPKGKLRDRWQPGIDVPAATGRADSGDLEIDLVELLSDAAEVAADVGSGVGLFLDEMQDLGPEEVSALCAACHELSQSGAPLIVVGAGLPHLPAVLSAAKSYSERLFRYQRIDRLDRLAADHALVAPAAREEVQYEAKALDALYEASGGYPYFVQAYGKATWDHAPRSPVTAADVRVAAPEAEAELAVGFFGSRYERATPAEREYLRTMAELAAGGDGGEAGAATAEVARLLGRRPASLSPARDALIKKGLIYSGERGTVAFTVPHFGRYLRTQPG; from the coding sequence ATGGACCCGGTACGGAACCCGTACGCCCCCGGAGCTGGGCAGCGTCCGCCGGAGCTGGCCGGCCGTGACCGTGAGCTCGCCGCCTTCGAGGTAGTGCTGGAACGGGTGGCGCGGGGTCGACCCGAGCGGTCGTTGGTGCTCACCGGCCTGCGTGGCGTCGGCAAGACGGTGCTGTTGAACACACTGCGTTCGCAGGCGATCAGCCGGCTGTGGGGCACCGGAAAGATCGAGGCCAAGCCCGACCAGTCGCTGCGCCGGCCGTTGTCGGCCGCGCTGCACATGTCGGTGCGGGAACTGGCGAGCCGGCACCGGGCGCCGCACCGGGTGGATGACTTCCTCGGGGTGTTGAAGGCGTTCGCGCTGCGCGCCAATGATCCGAAGGGTAAGCTGCGCGACCGCTGGCAGCCGGGGATCGACGTGCCCGCCGCGACCGGTCGGGCCGACTCCGGCGACCTGGAGATCGACCTGGTGGAGTTGCTCAGCGACGCCGCTGAGGTGGCCGCCGATGTCGGCAGCGGGGTGGGGCTCTTCCTCGACGAGATGCAGGATCTGGGCCCGGAAGAGGTTTCGGCGCTCTGTGCCGCCTGCCACGAGCTGTCGCAGTCGGGTGCGCCGCTGATCGTGGTCGGCGCCGGCCTGCCGCACCTGCCGGCGGTGCTCTCCGCGGCGAAGTCCTACTCGGAACGGCTGTTTCGGTATCAGCGGATCGACCGGCTCGACCGGCTGGCCGCGGATCACGCGTTGGTGGCGCCGGCGGCGCGGGAAGAGGTCCAGTACGAAGCAAAGGCGCTCGACGCGTTATATGAGGCGTCAGGTGGGTATCCGTACTTTGTGCAAGCGTACGGGAAGGCGACCTGGGATCATGCGCCGCGGTCACCGGTGACCGCGGCGGACGTGCGGGTCGCGGCGCCGGAGGCCGAGGCGGAGCTGGCGGTCGGGTTCTTCGGTTCCCGGTACGAGCGGGCGACGCCGGCGGAGCGGGAGTACTTACGCACCATGGCCGAGTTGGCTGCGGGCGGTGACGGCGGTGAGGCCGGAGCGGCGACCGCTGAGGTTGCCCGGTTGCTCGGACGGCGACCCGCGTCACTATCACCGGCCCGCGACGCACTAATCAAGAAGGGTTTGATCTATTCTGGGGAGCGGGGCACGGTCGCTTTCACTGTTCCCCACTTCGGACGGTATCTACGCACGCAGCCTGGCTAA